From one Branchiostoma floridae strain S238N-H82 chromosome 3, Bfl_VNyyK, whole genome shotgun sequence genomic stretch:
- the LOC118411577 gene encoding uncharacterized protein LOC118411577 encodes MAEAGFPQPTQSPGINLAEGKEAFQSSSILGMVASHAVDGNTDGDYNENSCTHTTQGTRDPAWWVDLGQSYTIGRVVIFNRQDCCQERINPFNIHIGASSRNPVTNPKCGGDYEMDVNQPSISILCQGMTGRYVGVRLPGSHRTLALCEVQVFSDVLPSAELNTTPTPAPGINIAEGKEAFQSSSILGMVASHAVDGNTDGDYNENSCTHTTQGTRDPAWWVDLGQSYTIGRVVIFNRQDCCQERINPFNIHIGASSRNPVTNPKCGGDYEMDVNQPSISILCQGMTGRYVGVRLPGSHRTLALCEVQVFSGPTTLPQVAGYTVRAGDCRGNDIWSLTGSGMTLSQCASRCSGSSQCVAFQFSNGNCYPKSATCSSPITANPRDTFYDKEAGSVPDGYVERGGSYYKLFRTTKKNQASAQETCEADGGNLVSIKTSSLNNFLLGLMPDRVNYWIGLNDKDSEGTWMWEDGSRLKRCDFTNWAPYEPNDNNGAYGGQDCIHIWAGSSFKWDDDECWKGKYFICQIGPGEENC; translated from the exons ATGGCCGAGGCAGGGTTTCCGCAGCCCACCCAATCACCAG GTATCAACCTCGCAGAAGGAAAGGAGGCGTTCCAATCAAGCAGTATATTGGGTATGGTTGCCAGCCATGCAGTAGATGGAAACACCGATGGTGACTACAACGAGAATTCCTGCACACACACCACGCAAGGGACGCGCGATCCCGCttggtgggtggatcttggaCAATCGTACACCATTGGCAG GGTGGTCATCTTCAACCGCCAGGACTGTTGTCAGGAACgaatcaaccccttcaacatccacatcggggctTCTAGTCGGAACCCCGTCACGAACCCCAAGTGTGGTGGCGATTATGAAATGGACGTGAACCAGCCGTCTATTTCCATCTTGTGCCAGGGGATGACGGGACGGTACGTCGGCGTTCGTCTTCCTGGTTCCCACCGAACTCTGGCCCTGTGCGAGGTCCAAGTCTTTTCAG ACGTATTGCCTAGTGCGGAGCTCAACACCACTCCAACGCCAGCACCCG GTATCAACATCGCAGAAGGAAAGGAGGCGTTCCAATCAAGCAGTATATTGGGTATGGTTGCCAGCCATGCAGTAGATGGAAACACCGATGGTGACTACAACGAGAATTCCTGCACACACACCACGCAAGGGACGCGCGATCCCGCttggtgggtggatcttggaCAATCGTACACCATTGGCAG GGTGGTCATCTTCAACCGCCAGGACTGTTGTCAGGAAAgaatcaaccccttcaacatccacattgGGGCTTCTAGCCGGAACCCCGTCACGAACCCCAAGTGTGGTGGCGATTATGAAATGGACGTGAACCAGCCGTCTATTTCCATCTTGTGCCAGGGGATGACGGGACGGTACGTCGGCGTTCGTCTTCCTGGTTCCCACCGAACTCTGGCCCTGTGCGAGGTCCAAGTCTTTTCAG GTCCGACAACACTTCCGCAAGTTGCTGGATACACTGTACGAGCCGGAGACTGTCGTGGGAACGACATCTGGTCCCTCACCGGTTCCGGCATGACTCTGTCCCAGTGTGCCAGCCGGTGCAGCGGCAGCTCCCAGTGTGTGGCCTTTCAGTTCTCCAACGGAAACTGTTACCCGAAATCTGCGACCTGCAGTTCGCCCATTACTGCCAACCCCCGCGACACCTTCTACGACAAGGAAGCAG GATCTGTCCCTGATGGCTATGTAGAGAGAGGGGGCTCCTACTACAAGCTGTTCAGGACAACGAAAAAGAACCAGGCCAGTGCACAGGAGACATGTGAAGCTGACGGGGGCAACTTGGTATCTATAAAGACCTCGTCTCTCAACAACTTCCTTCTGGGCTTGATGCCGGATAGGGTGAACTACTGGATCGGGCTCAATGATAAAGAT AGTGAAGGCACGTGGATGTGGGAAGATGGGAGCAGACTGAAACGTTGTGATTTCACCAACTGGGCACCGTATGAACCAAATGACAACAACGGAGCCTATGGGGGACAAGACTGCATCCACATTTGGGCAGGATCCAGCTTCAAGTGGGATGATGACGAGTGCTGGAAAGGGAAATATTTCATCTGCCAGATAG GCCCTGGAGAGGAAAATTGCTAG
- the LOC118411676 gene encoding uncharacterized protein LOC118411676: MWGMAASLAVDGNTDGDYFQNSCTHTEQWVRGPAWWVDLGQSYTIGRVVIFNRQDYGPDRLNPFNIHIGDSNQITSNPQCGGDHEIDVNQPSISVSCQGMTGRYVGVRLPGDYRIMTLCEVQVFSGVLPSAELNTTPTPAPGPATLAQVPGYTVRAGNCPGNDIWSISGTGMTLSQCASRCSGSSQCVAFQFSNGNCYPKTATCSSPTTHNSRDTFYDKEAGYIPDGYRERGGSYYKLFRTEKKDQGSAQETCEADGGNLVSVKTSSLNNFLLDLMPERENYWIGLNDKDT, encoded by the exons ATGTGGGGTATGGCTGCCAGCCTTGCTGTAGATGGGAACACCGACGGTGACTACTTCCAGAATTCCTGCACACACACCGAGCAATGGGTGCGCGGTCCcgcctggtgggtggatcttggaCAATCGTACACCATTGGCAG GGTGGTCATCTTCAACCGCCAAGACTATGGTCCGGACCgcctcaaccccttcaacatccacatcggagACTCTAACCAGATCACCTCGAATCCCCAGTGTGGTGGCGATCATGAGATAGACGTGAaccagccgtccatttccgttTCCTGTCAGGGGATGACGGGACGGTACGTCGGCGTTCGTCTTCCTGGAGACTACAGAATCATGACCCTGTGCGAGGTCCAAGTCTTTTCAG GCGTATTGCCTAGTGCGGAGCTCAACACCACTCCAACGCCAGCACCCG GTCCGGCGACCCTTGCGCAAGTTCCTGGATACACTGTTCGAGCCGGAAACTGTCCTGGGAACGACATCTGGTCCATTTCCGGTACCGGCATGACTCTGTCCCAGTGTGCCAGCCGGTGCAGCGGAAGCTCCCAGTGTGTGGCTTTTCAGTTCTCCAACGGAAACTGTTACCCGAAAACTGCGACCTGTAGTTCGCCCACCACTCACAACTCCCGCGACACCTTCTACGACAAGGAAGCAG GATATATCCCTGATGGCTATAGAGAGAGAGGGGGCTCCTACTACAAGCTGTTCAGGACAGAGAAAAAGGACCAGGGCAGTGCACAGGAGACATGTGAAGCTGACGGGGGCAACTTGGTATCTGTAAAGACCTCGTCTCTCAACAACTTCCTTCTGGACTTGATGCCGGAAAGGGAGAACTACTGGATCGGGCTCAATGATAAAGAT ACTTAA